A single region of the Blastopirellula marina genome encodes:
- a CDS encoding ion transporter: MELGTNVESRLPEDDRSWRQRVYEVVFEADSPAGVLFDVLLLIAIFLSVLVVMLESVESIRLRHGALLVRAEWFFTILFTVEYAVRIACARRPLRYVFSFYGIVDLLAILPTYLIALPITSGAGTQRLTTIRALRLLRAFRIFKLAHMLSEAEALRNAIWAARAKVAVFLSFVVISVVIVGSAMHLIEGGRMDDSGEATSSGFDSIPESMYWAVVTMTTVGYGDVSPVTAVGKALAACMMLLGYCMIIVPTGIVSAEFAQAAKKNITVRVCENCMAEGHDKDAQYCKYCGTML; this comes from the coding sequence ATGGAATTGGGAACCAACGTCGAGAGCCGCCTGCCAGAAGACGATCGCTCGTGGCGGCAGCGAGTTTATGAAGTTGTTTTCGAAGCCGATTCCCCGGCCGGTGTCTTATTTGATGTTTTGCTGCTCATTGCGATCTTCCTTAGCGTGCTGGTCGTGATGCTGGAGAGTGTTGAGTCGATCCGGCTGCGGCATGGGGCTCTGTTGGTTCGAGCCGAGTGGTTTTTCACGATTCTATTCACGGTGGAGTATGCTGTGCGGATCGCTTGTGCCCGCCGTCCGCTCCGGTACGTGTTCAGTTTCTACGGCATTGTTGATCTGCTGGCCATTTTGCCGACTTATCTGATCGCTCTTCCGATTACTTCCGGTGCCGGAACGCAGCGGCTGACGACGATCCGGGCACTTCGCCTATTGCGGGCATTCCGAATCTTCAAGCTGGCCCACATGCTTTCTGAAGCCGAAGCGTTGCGCAATGCGATTTGGGCGGCCCGGGCCAAGGTGGCCGTGTTTCTGTCGTTTGTGGTAATTTCAGTGGTCATTGTCGGTTCGGCGATGCACCTGATTGAAGGAGGTCGAATGGACGACAGCGGGGAAGCGACGTCCAGTGGATTCGACTCGATTCCTGAGAGCATGTACTGGGCGGTCGTCACGATGACCACGGTCGGTTATGGTGATGTCTCGCCGGTAACCGCGGTGGGCAAAGCACTCGCGGCGTGCATGATGCTGTTGGGCTACTGCATGATTATTGTGCCGACGGGGATTGTTTCGGCGGAATTCGCCCAGGCCGCTAAGAAAAATATCACAGTAAGAGTCTGCGAAAACTGCATGGCCGAAGGGCACGACAAAGATGCCCAGTACTGCAAGTATTGCGGAACCATGCTTTGA
- a CDS encoding heavy metal translocating P-type ATPase encodes MGNMLNLSRWWDRRHLAIAIFTVVSITLYLLLRFAWGAEESTARWFLWASLGVGGGPLVAELTIRLVRGQFGSDLLAGISIVTSVLLGEYLAGTLVVLMLSGGEALEAFAVRKASSVLDALARRMPSIAHKQTESGISDIPIQEIQIDDVLVVFPHDICPVDGVVIDGHGSMDEAYLTGEPYRVSKSVGSDVLSGAINGEAALSIRSVRLPSDSRYARIMEVMQQSQQQRPQLRRLGDLLGAYYTPLAVAIALVAWFLSGEVVRFLAVLVIATPCPLLIAIPVAIIGSISLAARHSIIIRDPAVLERIDRCRTMIFDKTGTLTYGEPKLVEQHVDPGFPPEEVLRLSASLEKYSKHPLSTAIIKAAESSQLTLLPADSVQERPGEGLLGTVDNRQIQVTSAKKLMLAQPDLRIDVPPSTGGLECVVVIDGKYAATYRFRDEPRREGAAFVGHLAPKHGFEKVMLLSGDRFSEVEYLGQRVGITELHAGKSPEEKLAIVREETARAPTVYVGDGINDAPAMVAATVGLAMGQRSEVTTEAAGAVLMDNTLGRVDDLMHIGRRMRRIALQSAVGGMVLSLAGMLLAAMGYLPPVAGAISQEFIDILAVLNALRAAWPQGELSDYGEQLPE; translated from the coding sequence ATGGGCAACATGCTTAATCTTTCACGGTGGTGGGATCGACGACATCTGGCGATCGCGATTTTTACGGTCGTTTCGATTACCCTCTATTTGCTTCTTCGATTTGCTTGGGGAGCGGAAGAATCAACGGCTCGGTGGTTTCTGTGGGCCTCGCTGGGAGTCGGTGGAGGTCCACTCGTTGCTGAACTTACGATTCGGCTTGTGCGGGGACAATTCGGCTCGGATTTGCTGGCAGGTATTTCGATTGTCACGTCTGTTCTATTAGGTGAGTATCTCGCCGGAACACTTGTGGTTTTGATGCTTTCAGGGGGCGAAGCCTTGGAAGCGTTCGCGGTTCGGAAAGCGTCATCGGTACTCGATGCGTTGGCCCGTCGCATGCCATCGATTGCCCACAAGCAGACGGAGTCGGGAATCAGCGACATCCCCATTCAGGAAATCCAAATCGATGATGTCCTGGTTGTGTTTCCCCACGATATCTGTCCGGTCGACGGAGTTGTGATCGATGGACATGGCAGCATGGACGAGGCCTATCTGACCGGGGAACCCTACCGTGTGTCGAAATCGGTCGGTTCCGACGTGCTTTCCGGAGCCATCAACGGGGAAGCGGCGTTGAGTATCCGTTCGGTTCGACTGCCGAGCGATTCTCGCTATGCCCGCATCATGGAAGTCATGCAGCAGTCGCAACAGCAGCGTCCCCAGCTACGCAGGCTCGGTGATTTGCTGGGGGCCTATTACACGCCACTTGCCGTGGCGATTGCCCTGGTGGCTTGGTTTCTCAGCGGTGAAGTCGTTCGATTTCTGGCTGTGCTGGTGATTGCTACGCCGTGCCCTTTGTTGATTGCCATTCCGGTTGCCATTATCGGTTCGATTTCTCTGGCTGCCCGGCATAGCATTATCATTCGCGATCCGGCCGTCCTGGAACGAATCGATCGTTGTCGCACGATGATTTTCGATAAAACGGGAACGCTCACTTATGGTGAACCGAAGTTGGTTGAGCAGCATGTCGATCCGGGGTTTCCGCCTGAGGAAGTTTTGCGACTGAGTGCGAGCCTTGAGAAGTACTCGAAGCATCCTCTTTCGACCGCGATTATCAAGGCCGCTGAGTCATCGCAACTTACGCTTCTGCCGGCGGACAGCGTGCAGGAGCGTCCCGGGGAAGGTTTGCTGGGAACCGTCGACAATCGCCAGATTCAGGTTACCAGTGCGAAGAAGTTGATGCTCGCGCAGCCGGACTTGCGAATAGATGTTCCGCCTTCGACGGGTGGCCTCGAGTGTGTCGTCGTGATCGATGGGAAATACGCGGCCACTTACCGGTTTCGAGATGAGCCGCGCCGTGAAGGTGCTGCCTTCGTCGGGCACCTGGCTCCAAAGCATGGATTCGAGAAGGTGATGCTGCTTTCTGGCGACCGCTTTTCCGAAGTGGAGTACTTAGGACAGCGCGTCGGCATTACCGAGTTGCACGCCGGCAAGAGTCCAGAAGAGAAACTGGCCATCGTTCGCGAGGAAACGGCTCGCGCCCCAACCGTATACGTGGGAGACGGGATCAACGACGCACCAGCGATGGTTGCCGCCACGGTGGGGTTGGCCATGGGGCAGCGAAGTGAAGTGACGACCGAAGCGGCCGGTGCCGTGCTGATGGACAACACCTTGGGGCGTGTTGATGATCTGATGCATATTGGTCGTCGGATGCGACGGATCGCTCTTCAAAGTGCGGTCGGAGGCATGGTTCTCAGCTTGGCCGGCATGCTTCTCGCTGCGATGGGGTACCTGCCACCGGTGGCAGGAGCAATCTCGCAAGAGTTCATTGACATTCTCGCGGTACTCAACGCACTGCGTGCCGCCTGGCCGCAAGGGGAGTTGTCCGACTATGGAGAGCAACTGCCCGAGTGA
- a CDS encoding radical SAM/SPASM domain-containing protein, with protein sequence MHTSFGLTLVVNHACNLRCSYCYTGEKIRRPLPLQMGCKAIDRAIRSLRPEGALELSFFGGEPLIEAELVLDLVNYARSTASRQGVRLALSMTTNGTIDSPAAWSVMTLPELELAISHDGLPGVHDGQRATVDGLPSSARVQNTMTRLIDAGREFRVVMVVQPFNVDTLPDGMEYLNSLGVRRFDPSLNLWTTWNQSDGERLKVSIRRAADFWGERLPECSVSWFDEKTARATGIPITKTARCGFGHGEIAVTPAGNLYPCERLVGADEPDNPMRLPGNVLDGDDFLTAASLPDIWSDDCAPCNLRSLCNTKICRCSNYIRTGDVNRPDGLLCLLDQACYQETIRVLESRFLSSN encoded by the coding sequence ATGCATACAAGCTTTGGTCTCACGCTGGTCGTGAATCACGCGTGCAATCTGCGCTGCTCGTATTGCTACACCGGCGAGAAGATCCGGCGTCCTCTGCCGCTGCAGATGGGATGCAAGGCCATCGACCGGGCAATTCGTTCCCTGCGGCCTGAGGGGGCGCTCGAATTGTCGTTCTTCGGTGGCGAGCCACTGATCGAAGCGGAGTTGGTGCTCGACCTGGTGAACTACGCTCGCTCCACTGCCAGCCGTCAGGGTGTCCGCTTGGCGCTAAGCATGACGACCAACGGAACGATTGACTCGCCTGCGGCATGGTCGGTCATGACACTGCCGGAACTCGAATTGGCAATCAGCCATGACGGGTTGCCAGGCGTACATGATGGGCAACGCGCTACGGTCGACGGCCTGCCCAGTTCGGCTCGAGTCCAAAATACAATGACGCGGTTGATCGATGCCGGAAGAGAATTCCGTGTCGTGATGGTGGTCCAGCCATTTAATGTTGATACACTGCCCGATGGCATGGAGTATCTAAACTCACTTGGCGTGCGACGATTCGATCCGTCACTCAATCTTTGGACAACCTGGAACCAGTCTGACGGCGAACGTTTGAAGGTATCGATTCGCCGTGCCGCAGATTTCTGGGGAGAGCGACTGCCTGAATGCAGCGTAAGCTGGTTCGATGAAAAGACCGCACGAGCGACAGGAATTCCCATAACGAAAACGGCAAGGTGCGGTTTTGGCCACGGCGAGATCGCGGTAACGCCGGCGGGAAATCTTTATCCGTGTGAACGCCTGGTTGGTGCTGACGAGCCTGATAATCCGATGCGTCTACCAGGCAACGTGTTGGATGGCGATGACTTCCTTACGGCTGCGTCACTTCCCGATATATGGTCGGATGATTGCGCCCCATGTAATCTGAGATCACTATGTAATACCAAAATCTGTCGCTGCAGCAATTACATCCGGACAGGCGATGTAAACCGCCCCGATGGACTTCTCTGTTTGCTGGATCAAGCTTGCTACCAGGAAACCATCCGCGTCCTGGAGTCGCGATTCCTCTCCTCGAACTAA
- the lepB gene encoding signal peptidase I — MHKSNKPNTMPEPENPSKSNAPLRSRLASIVRGCPRWIERGLAVFGAIVAIYWLTMDLSVVISPSMQPTLMGTDPDNGDRVITEKVTRWYRSPRRWEVITFINDSGDKLMKRVAGLPGENIQMLPDGELLIDGQPVECPESLDLKYLRFGNLMEGKPVSCGDGYYVLGDDLKDSDDSRFNGPVPAHRIMGRAWLIVWPMSRVGWVH; from the coding sequence ATGCACAAATCGAACAAGCCGAACACGATGCCAGAGCCAGAGAATCCCAGCAAGAGTAACGCACCGCTTCGCAGTCGCCTTGCTTCAATTGTTCGCGGATGCCCACGCTGGATCGAGCGCGGCTTGGCCGTGTTCGGGGCGATAGTCGCTATCTACTGGCTAACCATGGACCTCTCCGTCGTCATTTCCCCCTCGATGCAACCGACTCTCATGGGAACCGACCCCGACAACGGCGATCGCGTGATCACCGAGAAAGTAACTCGTTGGTATCGTTCGCCGCGCCGCTGGGAAGTCATCACATTCATTAACGATTCCGGCGATAAGTTAATGAAACGTGTCGCAGGTCTTCCAGGCGAAAACATTCAAATGCTTCCCGATGGCGAATTACTCATTGATGGCCAGCCGGTCGAATGCCCCGAGTCGCTCGACCTCAAATACTTGAGATTCGGCAATTTAATGGAAGGCAAGCCAGTCTCGTGCGGTGATGGTTATTATGTCCTGGGGGACGATCTCAAAGATTCCGACGACAGCCGTTTCAACGGCCCGGTACCTGCCCATAGAATCATGGGCCGCGCCTGGCTGATTGTCTGGCCGATGTCGCGTGTGGGCTGGGTGCACTAA
- a CDS encoding GrpB family protein, translating to MIEIVDPNPQWPTEFLQLAERLKAVLSDTAVRVDHIGSTSVPGLAAKDVIDIQVTVADLSLGGLPQWMQSCGFVHRPKITHDLLVGVAPDSPELSKMFFKQGPGERPVHVHVREIGRLNQRYALLFRDYLVAHPAICDAYAQIKKELARKFPHDEDAYYAIKDPYMDTVYYAASEWATQSGWQAD from the coding sequence ATGATCGAAATCGTTGACCCCAACCCCCAGTGGCCGACAGAGTTTCTTCAGCTGGCCGAGCGGTTGAAAGCGGTGTTATCGGACACGGCTGTGAGGGTCGATCATATCGGGTCGACCTCGGTGCCTGGGCTGGCGGCGAAGGACGTTATCGATATTCAGGTAACGGTCGCGGATCTTAGCCTGGGGGGCTTGCCACAGTGGATGCAGTCGTGCGGCTTCGTTCATCGGCCCAAGATCACCCACGACCTGCTGGTGGGTGTTGCCCCGGACTCGCCTGAACTCAGTAAGATGTTCTTTAAGCAGGGGCCAGGGGAGCGGCCTGTTCATGTTCATGTGCGCGAGATAGGTCGGCTCAATCAACGCTACGCGCTCCTTTTCAGGGACTATCTCGTGGCCCACCCGGCCATTTGTGACGCGTATGCCCAGATTAAAAAGGAACTAGCTCGGAAGTTTCCCCACGATGAAGACGCCTACTACGCGATCAAAGACCCGTACATGGATACGGTCTATTACGCGGCAAGCGAGTGGGCCACGCAGAGTGGGTGGCAAGCAGATTAG
- the lpxA gene encoding acyl-ACP--UDP-N-acetylglucosamine O-acyltransferase, whose amino-acid sequence MISPLAQIADDVVIGEGCRIAPGVVVGSATKLADGVKLEQGVRLGENNELGVGTVIKSGTQIGSDNQIAEYCIVGGDPLIAKPTASQGRLCIGDRNVIREFATIQVGTGIDGVTCIGNDNFIMPNVQIGHDSRIGNQTTLTNKSSLCGHVTIEDQAVLGLGVTIHQRCRIGRLAMVGATAYVSRDVMPFVLVDGRSGSIVGLNKVGLRRRGISQAVISELKSAYRVFFRQSLLREEIIAHLKKHPCPEVQEMLSFLMTSSRGIEQARK is encoded by the coding sequence ATGATTAGCCCCTTGGCGCAAATCGCAGACGACGTCGTCATCGGCGAAGGCTGTCGCATTGCCCCAGGCGTCGTCGTTGGCTCTGCCACCAAGCTGGCCGATGGCGTCAAGCTGGAACAAGGCGTCCGACTGGGCGAGAACAACGAGCTTGGTGTCGGCACGGTAATCAAGTCCGGCACGCAGATTGGCAGCGACAATCAAATCGCTGAATACTGCATCGTGGGGGGCGATCCCTTGATCGCAAAACCAACCGCATCGCAGGGCCGACTTTGCATTGGCGATCGGAACGTCATCCGAGAGTTCGCCACCATCCAGGTCGGCACAGGCATTGATGGTGTTACCTGCATCGGTAACGACAACTTCATCATGCCCAACGTCCAGATCGGTCACGACTCGCGTATCGGCAACCAGACCACGCTCACCAACAAGTCCTCGCTGTGCGGACACGTGACGATCGAAGACCAGGCAGTCCTGGGACTGGGGGTCACCATCCACCAGCGCTGCAGGATCGGCCGCCTGGCGATGGTCGGCGCGACAGCCTACGTCTCGCGCGATGTGATGCCCTTCGTCCTGGTCGACGGCCGCAGCGGCAGCATTGTCGGCCTGAACAAAGTCGGCCTCCGCCGACGCGGCATCTCCCAAGCGGTGATCTCAGAACTCAAAAGCGCCTACCGAGTCTTCTTTCGCCAATCGCTCTTACGCGAAGAAATCATCGCCCACCTAAAAAAACACCCCTGCCCCGAAGTCCAGGAGATGCTCTCGTTCCTGATGACTAGTAGCCGGGGTATCGAGCAGGCACGGAAGTAA
- a CDS encoding Gfo/Idh/MocA family protein — MTSINRSISRRSFLHTGLAAGVWLGTSSSLTFAANANDEIGVGLIGCGGRGGELMKYFMNIDGVKMAGFYDPDPGRANAAKKASKSEGKVHASLDDLLADDSVDAVIIATCNHWHCLAAIRAMEAGKDVYVEKPLSHSQWEGEQTVAAARKYNRICQMGTQQRSDPMQAEIKKFLHEDKVLGEIQSARVNRYGQRGPIGKRTEPLVIDSKIDYNMWLGPAQDVPIYRNNLHYDWHWDWNTGSGEMGNWGVHVLDDVRNNIFLDKVTLPQRIIGGGGRVAWNDAGQTPNVHFVYFDTGSIPVVIGLSNLKLLGSAKPPGPGSGYIAYCEGGRLEGQRGKAVAFDKDGKEIKSFKGSGGNELHQQNFINAVRSRDASSLNTEVQVGNDTTGWCNLANIAFRAGDTFSYAAAKEVSGDGGIWNSLLEETDKHLQSHNIKIESSEIKLSPMLTVDVESGQFVGDAADQANVFLKREYRKGFEVPNLS; from the coding sequence ATGACCTCGATCAACCGATCCATATCGCGTCGTAGCTTTCTGCACACCGGCCTTGCCGCCGGCGTCTGGCTTGGCACCTCATCTAGCCTCACCTTTGCTGCCAACGCGAACGATGAGATCGGCGTGGGCCTGATCGGCTGCGGCGGTCGTGGCGGCGAGTTGATGAAGTATTTCATGAACATCGACGGCGTGAAGATGGCAGGGTTCTACGATCCCGATCCAGGGCGAGCCAACGCGGCGAAGAAGGCCTCGAAGTCGGAAGGTAAAGTTCACGCCAGTCTCGACGACCTGCTGGCCGATGATTCGGTCGACGCCGTGATCATCGCCACGTGTAACCATTGGCATTGCCTCGCTGCTATTCGGGCGATGGAAGCCGGCAAGGATGTCTATGTCGAGAAGCCCCTTTCGCACAGTCAGTGGGAAGGCGAGCAGACCGTTGCCGCCGCGCGCAAGTACAACCGAATTTGCCAGATGGGAACCCAGCAGCGTTCCGACCCCATGCAGGCCGAGATCAAAAAATTCCTGCACGAAGACAAGGTACTCGGCGAAATCCAGTCAGCTCGGGTCAATCGATACGGACAACGAGGTCCGATCGGCAAACGCACCGAGCCGTTGGTGATCGATTCCAAGATCGACTACAACATGTGGCTCGGCCCAGCGCAGGACGTGCCCATCTATCGCAACAACCTGCATTACGACTGGCACTGGGACTGGAACACCGGCTCCGGCGAGATGGGCAACTGGGGCGTGCACGTGCTGGACGATGTCCGCAACAACATCTTCCTGGACAAGGTCACCCTGCCTCAGCGGATCATCGGTGGCGGCGGACGCGTAGCCTGGAACGATGCCGGCCAGACCCCCAACGTCCACTTTGTGTATTTCGATACCGGCTCGATTCCGGTTGTCATTGGCCTGAGCAACCTGAAGTTACTTGGCTCGGCTAAGCCACCTGGACCTGGTAGCGGCTACATCGCGTACTGCGAAGGGGGGCGTCTGGAAGGCCAACGTGGCAAGGCGGTTGCCTTCGACAAAGACGGCAAAGAAATCAAGTCGTTCAAAGGAAGCGGCGGCAATGAACTGCATCAGCAGAATTTCATTAACGCCGTGCGTTCGCGCGATGCCTCGTCGCTCAACACCGAGGTGCAAGTCGGCAACGATACGACCGGCTGGTGCAATCTCGCCAACATTGCCTTCCGGGCAGGCGACACCTTCAGCTATGCTGCGGCGAAAGAAGTCAGTGGCGATGGCGGCATCTGGAATAGCTTGCTGGAAGAAACCGACAAGCACCTCCAGTCGCACAACATCAAGATCGAAAGCTCGGAGATCAAACTCAGCCCGATGCTGACGGTCGATGTCGAAAGCGGACAGTTCGTCGGCGACGCTGCCGATCAGGCCAACGTCTTCCTCAAACGCGAGTACCGCAAGGGATTCGAAGTCCCCAACCTCAGTTAG
- a CDS encoding glycosyltransferase → MNGLKILITNTQMIGRSGTEMYVHDLARALIRSGHSPIVYSPDQGPLAKELARNSVPIVATLDKISETPDIIHGHHTLQTLAAMLYFPTTPGIFVCHDFDAWHDTPPKLPRIGRYLAVDQTCADRLVLAEGIDRSQVTILTNPVDLQLFQRRCPLPAKPRKAIIFSSYGNRESIQPIQRACDQLGIELDAVGQHFGAVCDEPHKRLPEYDLVFAKGRCAREALAVGCAVIYCDVFGMSFLVTSDEVAHLNQWGRRAMSFPVTEQRLVQQIQRYDAEDAAKVCAYIRENNSTDAIYDQLLEIYEEVIQQHLTSDRGDYLDELRAMGKMAEWWHVTRHVVQPRPKGATSQFVRNAKSWMTRKLARLQRKESKSNDARAA, encoded by the coding sequence ATGAACGGACTTAAGATACTCATCACCAATACGCAAATGATTGGTCGGTCAGGGACAGAAATGTATGTCCATGATCTGGCGCGAGCGCTGATCCGCAGCGGCCACTCGCCGATTGTGTATAGCCCCGACCAAGGTCCGCTGGCGAAAGAGCTGGCTCGGAATTCCGTTCCTATCGTGGCCACGCTCGACAAGATAAGTGAAACGCCTGACATCATTCATGGTCACCATACGCTGCAGACGTTAGCGGCCATGCTGTATTTCCCCACGACGCCTGGCATCTTTGTTTGTCACGATTTTGATGCCTGGCATGATACGCCTCCGAAGCTGCCTCGCATTGGGCGTTACCTGGCAGTGGATCAAACCTGTGCCGACCGATTGGTTTTGGCCGAGGGAATCGACCGGAGCCAAGTCACCATTTTGACCAACCCGGTCGACCTGCAACTGTTTCAACGTCGCTGCCCTTTGCCGGCGAAGCCGCGCAAGGCGATCATCTTCAGCAGCTATGGCAATCGCGAATCGATCCAGCCCATTCAACGTGCGTGTGATCAGCTGGGAATCGAACTCGATGCCGTTGGCCAGCATTTTGGAGCCGTATGCGACGAACCCCACAAACGTCTGCCGGAATACGATCTGGTTTTCGCCAAAGGCCGGTGTGCCCGGGAGGCACTGGCCGTAGGATGCGCTGTCATCTACTGCGATGTGTTCGGAATGAGTTTCCTCGTGACCTCGGACGAAGTCGCTCATTTGAACCAATGGGGACGGCGAGCCATGTCGTTTCCGGTAACCGAACAGCGCCTGGTTCAACAAATTCAACGATACGATGCCGAGGACGCCGCCAAGGTGTGTGCGTACATTCGCGAGAATAACAGCACCGATGCGATCTACGATCAACTGCTGGAAATTTACGAGGAAGTCATTCAGCAGCACTTAACAAGCGACCGAGGGGACTATCTCGACGAACTTCGCGCCATGGGAAAGATGGCGGAGTGGTGGCACGTGACGCGTCACGTTGTTCAGCCTCGTCCAAAAGGTGCGACGTCGCAATTCGTTCGGAATGCCAAGTCGTGGATGACCCGCAAATTGGCACGATTGCAACGCAAGGAAAGCAAGTCGAACGATGCAAGAGCGGCCTAA